One stretch of Kogia breviceps isolate mKogBre1 chromosome 18, mKogBre1 haplotype 1, whole genome shotgun sequence DNA includes these proteins:
- the LOC131744530 gene encoding LOW QUALITY PROTEIN: zinc finger protein 84-like (The sequence of the model RefSeq protein was modified relative to this genomic sequence to represent the inferred CDS: deleted 2 bases in 1 codon), whose amino-acid sequence MTKSQGLLSFNDVAVDFTWEEWQLLDIVQKNLYRDVTLENYSNLMSLGYQVTKPEQVMHLEKGKEKEKAVVEWEFPSQCGPERPHKCVSRGISLKQNSDPSFQSKSYAEMNSDELNGHGKSFFHTLHETSHPRAQYYEHNLCVRSFSTVTNLKRHHRIHTEGKPYECSECPRSFRYKSKLIIHQRTHTGEKPYRCSECQKGFSTKCHLTLHQRTHTGEKPYECIECQKSFRTKYHLLLHHRTHTGEKPYECKECGKAYREKTKLRLHYRTHTGEKPFECSDCGKGFIQKSNLIIHQRIHTGEKPYGCKECGKAFCSKSQLVVHQRNHTGEKSYECRECGEAFNKNLHLITHQKIHIREKPYECSECGKAFVRTSQLILHQRNHTARTPYECEGCGKAFNKKSHFLTHQRIHTGEKPYECSECGKAFIDKSQLIVHRRTHTGEKPYECKECGKAFNKKSSLITHQRIHTGEKPYECSECGKAFIDKSHLIVHQRTHTGERPYECSECGKAFIRKAMLIVHQRTHTGEKPFVCLECQKAFSSMAMLSRHQLIHTGEKPHGCSECGKAFRQKSHLINHQRCHTGEKPYGCIPCGQIFNQKSQLTRHQTSHRRETISVHSMWENLF is encoded by the exons atgaCCAAGTCCCAG GGCTTATTGTCATTCAATGATGTGGCTGTGGATTTCACCTGGGAAGAGTGGCAGCTGCTAGACATTGTTCAGAAGAACCTCTACCGGGATGTGACGTTGGAAAATTATAGCAACCTAATGTCATTGG GTTATCAAGTTACCAAGCCAGAACAAGTGATGCActtggagaaaggaaaagaaaaagaaaaagcagtagtAGAGTGGGAATTCCCAAGTCAGTGTGGTCCAG AAAGACCCCATAAATGTGTCTCAAGAGGAATAAGTTTGAAACAAAATTCAGACCCAAGTTTTCAGAGTAAAAGCTATGCAGAAATGAACTCTGATGAGTTAAATGGTCATGGGAAGTCATTTTTTCATACTCTACATGAAACCTCCCACCCTCGAGCCCAGTACTATGAACATAATTTATGTGTGAGGTCTTTCAGCACAGTAACAAATCTTAAAAGACATCACAGAATTCACACAGAAGGGAAACCTTATGAATGCAGTGAATGTCCCAGATCCTTCAGGTATAAGTCAAAGCTCATAATACACCAGAGAACCCATACAGGAGAGAAGCCATACAGATGCAGTGAATGTCAGAAAGGTTTCAGTACAAAATGTCATCTCACTCTGCACCAGAGAActcatacaggagagaaaccgTATGAATGTATCGAGTGTCAGAAATCCTTTAGAACAAAATATCATCTCCTTCTACACCATAGGActcatacaggagagaaaccctatgaatgcaaAGAATGTGGAAAAGCTTACAGGGAAAAGACGAAGCTCAGATTACATTACAGAACacatacaggagagaaacctttTGAGTGTAGTGATTGTGGGAAAGGTTTTATACAAAAGTCAAACCTGATTATCCATCAAAGAATccatacaggagagaaaccctatggatgtaaagaatgtgggaaggccttctGTAGTAAGTCTCAGCTTGTTGTTCACCAGCGAAATCATACAGGAGAAAAATCCTATGAATGCAGGGAATGTGGGGAAGCCTTCAATAAAAACTTGCACCTCATAACACATCAGAAAATTCATATCAgagagaaaccttatgaatgcagtgaatgtggaaaAGCTTTTGTACGCACATCACAGCTCATTCTACATCAGAGAAATCATACAGCAAGAACACCTTATGAATGCGAGGGATGCGGGAAAGCCTTTAATAAAAAGTCACACTTCCTAacccatcagagaattcatacaggagagaagccttatgaatgcagtgaatgtgggaaggcTTTTATAGACAAGTCACAGCTTATTGTTCATAGAAGAACGCATACgggagagaaaccttatgaatgcaaggaatgtgggaaagcctttaatAAAAAGTCATCCCTCATAacacatcagagaattcatacggGAGAGAAGCCTTAtgaatgcagtgaatgtggaaaagcttttataGACAAGTCCCATCTCATTGTCCATCAGAGAACTCATACAGGAGAGAGACCCTAtgaatgcagtgaatgtgggaaagctttcaTACGAAAGGCAATGCTCATTGTCCACCAGAGGACgcatacaggagagaaacccttcGTATGCCTTGAATGCCAAAAAGCCTTTAGCAGTATGGCAATGCTCAGTAGACATCAGTTGattcatacaggagagaaaccccatggatgcagtgaatgtgggaaggcTTTCCGCCAAAAAAGCCATCTTATTAACCACCAACGATgccatactggagagaaaccctatggaTGCATTCCATGCGGTCAAATTTTCAACCAGAAGTCACAGCTCACTAGACATCAG AcatcacacaggagagaaaccatatcAGTGCACTCAATGTGGGAAAACCTTTTTTGA